The nucleotide window TTAAAAGAATCATTTTTTTAAAAATGGACGAATATGGAAAACATTATTCCTAATTTCAAAACATATTCACTTTCCAAGAATATTCGGCAATTCATATTTTTTAAGAAAATCTATCTTTTTATAAATCTGACATTGCAGTATGTTCTTAAATATTCGCGCTGGCCATTGGTTAGCAGTAGGTATTTGTTGTCATGGCTAGCAGCACGTGGTCGAGTCTTTAAGATCATGTGTTTGATCGTTCAACCCTTCATTTTTCTGAATTATTACTCGTGCCTTGCAACCAAAGGTCATTTCGGTGCCTGCCACTAGCTGGTCCAGACACGATTGGTTGTGCGTTCCACACACTATTTGACGCAACTAGCGTCATATACTAGCTCCACGCAGCTGCCCCAAGAAAAGCAAAAATATACGTATAGATTTAGTTTCAACCATTCCACACGTAGTTCCCATTTTTTTGGCTTATCCCCAACTGGGCCTACCACGCATTTCTTTTTCTGTCGCGCTCACAAGCAGCAAAAAATTAAGGACGCGATGGGATTGAACATGAACCTTCCCTATTGTGTCAACGGAGAAAGCCAACTCAGCTAGCTTGCAGTTATGATAGAAATAGTCCCACCTTGGAATTTTATACTAAATCACACCAGTTTTTTTATGTTGTTAAGTTGTCTGGAAATAAAAAAGTTGTGTGAGAATAAGGAAGTTGTCTCGAGAATCATGTGCAAAACGTGGTACTCCATAAATTATTGCCGGAGGTAACTCGTACGTGTCAATAAAAGACAATATGCTGGTCGGCTATAGCCTATAATTGAAAAAATTGTGGGCACATGCTAATAGAAGAAAATATGCTGGTTTTGCTCTAATTAATAAAAAAATTGTGGGTACGTGAGCGCAAAGTTAGCCGAAGAGAATAAACCCTGATAATAAAGGGACATTCATGCCTGGTTATGTGCTAATTATGCCAATCAAACAAAATTTATGCACTGCAATTAGTAAGCCATCCGGTTACATCGTCGTAGGAGAGTGTGGTCAAAGCAACTGTGCCTTGAAGGTCGCTGCGTAGCAACCAAATAAGGACGCAACCACAACTCTGAGATGGAGGCGGACCCGGAGGAAAAAGAGGCACCAGTTGGGTGGTCGCCACCACGCCGACCAACCCTACTATTATCTAGATCTTGCGAGCCGACGATGGCAGAAAAGAGGATAAGCGACAATATAGATCGTGCGTTGTGTTCACATAAAGGATGTGGAACAATGTGTTTGGAGATGTGGGGAATGCTGACATGTTATTTTTATATGATTTAATTTATGTAGCTCTTTGAAGTCCGACCTTTATTTTCGAACGTTCGACGATTTCTCAAAAAACAAGTGGTCAGAAACAATGTATATGACTATTTTATATCATGCCTAGGTTTATAATTTTTGTAGCAGACTTACTTGCAAATTGCAACACCGACAATAGTTTGGGTGACGGAGGAGGTGACTATAGGCGAGGCGCTAGCCGATGACACCTAACCGACGCGGCCGAGCACTAATGCTGACTATCTCCTTCCATTATTGACGGTCGCCGCCCACATCGTTCCACCGACAAAAGGTTGAACTATCACCGTCGACGATGTCAGGAAGGAGAATAAGCGACAATATAGATCACGCGTTGTGTTCACATAAAGGATGTGGAAGAGTGTGTGCGGGGATGTGAGGAATGCTGAGATATtatttttctcccgttgcaacgcacatgCATATTTCCTaatgtactcctatatatatgtcCACGAGACTCAAGCAATACAACGAATCATATTCCACCAAAatctctctctcccttctaacactACAGACCACAAGGTTAACGTTAGTTTATACGGAGTACGTTACAAAGTTATCTTTCTCAGACCACGGTATGGGGATGCGAAAAGTTATGGTAAATTGCAGATCAGTATAAGAAGCACAATAATATCCCTCATGTGCACTTCAAACAAAAATACGTGTGTCAAACAAAAAATGAGACACAAAGCTAGCTCATCGATCACACTTTTACAAAGTCACTGAAAGTATACTCCCTCCGCCCCACAACATAAGACCTTATTGTGGTTATTATTCTGGTGTGTTGGTTCTATGGGGCTTTAGCATGACGACtttccgactgtctactacaacaagttgtgtCCGACTACgacgagggaggggcgatgacggcggcgcgccttGGCTCACTTCAGTGCgcgtagtcgtcgctaggtggtctatgaatcttgatgtaatttttattatttctggtgtTCGTTATACTGCCATGATTGGAGATGAATAGGTCGACAGTTTCCCGCAAAAAAATGGATGtaataagggcatctccaacggtGGCCCGCAAATTTTTTCTCGGATCCGTCCGCGGACAcggaagttggagaccgccattGAACGTTGTCCACATACATTTCAAGCCAAGTTTCAACTTAGTggacgaaattcatgcaaaccGGCTGATATTCATCaaatttcaaaaagaaaataGCATAAAATCATTCATACATAGCATGCATATAAGTCCAGTGTCCCAAATTCGATGCCCAATAAGTTTTTTGATGGGTCATGTCATCCGACACATACTGCCCCTTCATCTTCATCTAACAATGTGTGTACGTAAATGGTCGTCCCTCTATCTTGTGGTACATCACGTTAGCGCGTACGGGCTACACAATGTGTAGAGCAACATTGAGTGCATGAATGATTCAATCAACAAGTAGAGGAAGAAGAAGTCAAGCTTGCGATCTCCTCCTTTGCCGCCTGCAATGGCCACCTTGCCTCCAGCTGAGCAACTATGTGACAAAACTTGGTGATCATGGGCCGGATGGTGTACCATTGATATGATAACGACCTCACATTGCGATCATGGATGATGTGCATGTCATAGGGCGCAATGTGCTTTTATTCGTGAAATGATTCGTGCACTTGCTGCCAGAAAGTCCTCTCTCTGCTCCTGCCTACGAAATCCATGGATACGGCTAACCACGCATCGCACAACAACTCATCATCCATGGTCGAGTGCCCCGCCATCCTTTGTACTCTGCAAAAACGACATGGTCCGAAAATAAGCTCAATGACATTTGATCGAACACCTGTAGGGCGTGGTAGCCGCTGTGGAGGTCGTCGACAGGGTGGCGGAGTGCACCTGGGTACAAACGGCTCCAGAGTGGACTGCGCTATCATAAAAGGCAAGCGGACACGTCAGTACTGGTTGCGAACATCCGGCAATGCCTGCATGGGGTAGCTAAAATGACATCATCTTAACTGCTGTGAATGATGTTGCGTTTATAAGAGAGAAATCAGAACTTTGATTTGAAGGAGGACCGGTCcagtttctccttctccttcaATATGCTTGCACCCAGGTCGTGTTGCACCTCCTAATGTGACTTATCCACTGGGATAGATGGAGTAGCAATTGTTAGGCTCACATTTATATCCTACACTTTCATAAAATTGCTAATATAGTAATTAAAATTTTTAATTATACCTATTTATCCTCTCTAGGTCCATCTTGATTTTTTCAATTGATATCAGAGGCTCGTGAACTATCTGGTGGTTTAACTGCCCTAGACTAGATGATTCGTGACGGGAGAAAGTGGTACTTAAGTCCAATGAGCTATTTGACCCAATGGTCGGTGCCTCCTCCCAAGATGAGAAGATGTATAGCTACGGGGACCTAACTAGAGATTTCTAGCTAAGCAATGCATCAATGTTCAAGAAATAATTGATCGAGTGATGGAAGAAATATGGGAATCGAGAGGCCCTATTGGTGTCGCTACCGCTACGGAAGTGCTTACGCCATCGGTGGCCAAGCCCAATGCCCCTCCTTCCTCTACCTACCGTCAGTGATCAATCCCAATGAATATGGATGAGTTTATCCAAAGCCACCACTTCAAAAACCTAAATAATGAGAACAATTTGAATGAGTGAGTGAAACCATTACATGCTACAACCGCATATCTCTCGGGTTTATTTTCAAAATGAAGAAAAATTTGAATCCACCCTTGTACCAAAATAAAAACAAATGCGTACGAAAATTTGTCACGAGATGAATATCCCTATATTTTGGCATTACAGTGGAAAACAAAAATAAATTATTTGTGAAAATTATACAATGCACATGTGTGAACTCACATATTGAATAAATCATTGCATACTACATAAGTGAACCACATAAGTAATTGAAGTTGGGTGAATGAACTACTCTGTATTTGAGTCATCAAGGAAAGGATAATCTGTGTAACCAATGACAGGATCCTGCGTGTAGAAGGTGGACCGGTCATACTTGTTCAAGGGGACATCTAGCTCGAATCTCTTAGGCAAATCCGGATTAGCAAGAAATAGCCTCCCATAGGCAACGAGATCTGTATAACCATCAATCACCACTTTGTTGCCTTCCTCTCGATCATACCCTCCCGCGGCAATAAAAGTGCCATTAAATGCTTTCCTAAAGGGCAATAGCCCATGGGGTATCTGCATGCGACCATCCACAATGGTCGTGTGAGGCTCTACCATGTGGCAATAAAGAAACTCTTTGTGCTTATTGAGTTGTTGTACCATGTAGGTACCGAGCACATGTGGATTAGAATCGAAGCAATCCATGTAGTCGGTGAACGGAGACAACCTGATTCCGACACGATCCGCGCCAATCTCATGGACGATAGCATCAATCACCTCCACGGCAAAGCGGCATCGGTTCTCAAGGCTGCCACCATACCTGTCAGTACGGTCGTTTGAGCTATCTTTCATGAACTGCTCCAAGAGAAACCCATGTGCTCCGTGGATCTCGACACCATCGAATCCCGCCTCAATGACATTCCGAGCGGCCCGTCTGAAATCGTCTACGATCAACGGTACCTCGTCTGTATGAAGCCGTCGAGGCTTGGAGTAGACCATGCCGGACTCAGCATCAGGCGGTATCTGCTTGTCGGTGCTGGAGATCGGCGCATGCCCATCCGGCTGGAACTCTGTTTTATTTGCGGTGTAAGCAAGGCCCAAAATTAGTAGCCACAAATAAATCGCAGGATCAGGTAAAAAAATTGTCACGGTACTCAGTACttcctctgtaaactaatataagagcatttagatcactattttagtattctaaacgtttttatattagtttacggaagGAGTACAATTCATCAGCACAAAATGCCATGAACTCCTAACTTACCGTTTGAGGAGACCCTTCCGGCGTGCCAAATCTGGCAGAAGAACAGAGCGCCCTTGGAGTGGACGGCATCAACGATGGGTTTCCAAGCGTTGACCTGCTGCTGCGTCCAGATGCCAGGGGTATCAGGAAACCCCTGGGCGGTGGCGGAGACGCCGGTGGCCTCGGCGATGAGCAGGCCGCCCTTTGTCGCCCGCTGCGAGTAGTGCAACGCCGCGTGCGGCTGCGGCACGTTGGTGTAGGAGCGGCAGCGCGTGAGCGGCGCGAGCACCACCCGGTGGGAGAGCTCGAACTGGCCCATCTTGTGGGGCGTCAGCAGCGGGATCGGCTCCTTCGTGGCCATCTTGTCTCGACCGGTTGCGGATGTGCTTCGATCGACAGCTATGAAGCGGTGGTGCAATATACGGAGTATGAAGCTATGCGATGGAATCTATGACAAGCGCACCTAAGCTTTGTTTGCTCTGTTTCTTGCTTGTGATGTGAGCTCTGCTCGAATGATGCTCTGTCCCTTGCTTTCAACGGTAGGTGGCGGGGTCTTAATAAAACAAAATATATTATGTCTTAATAAAGTACCAGAAGTTTGGTGTGACAATAAGCGGTGACGCAGCAAATGTGTATTCTAGAGGCTAGAACCTAAAGCGTGTGCATAATGGCAACAAAAGAACGTCATACTTTATGTACAAGCTCTTCTGTCCGTTCATTCTTGAGAAAAAAATGCCACCCGTGTCAGGCATTACCTGCAACACTATAGCAACTCTAGCGGGGGCCATACGAATGATAGCTACTCCCCCGTCTCATCATATATTCATGTTTTTTTTATATTAGTGTAGTTGTTGAGTATAATGTTTATTAGGAAAGATGGGATGGATTATGATTTGTTCTGGCTTGTCTTGTACTTCAAGTAGATGATTGTATTTTTATATATATGctcacgaggctcaagcaatataACGAACTATTCCACCaacctctctctcccttctaatATGGTATTTATCGCAAGTCGATCTTAAACCCTAGCCGTCGCCGCTTCCGCACCCGCGCGTCGCCCCCGGGGCGGTCGGTCTACATGACCACCGCCAGGGACCGCGCCGCCCGCACCTAGGGTTCGTCCGCCGGTCGTGTTGACCGGCTGCCCTAGAGAGTCTTTTTCCCGAGCCTTACTCCGGGGTTTTCTTTCTCCCGCCGGTCATCTTGATCTCATGGtttctttttggttttccaaTCTATTCTTGATCGGTTTGCGTCGCCCACCACCGCCGTCGACCCCAAGCTCCTCTACTCCGACCCCGGCGCGACCAGCCGGCCTTTCCTCTGACCCAGCGGCCACGCGTGCCGAGGCGGCCCGTCAGGGCTAGCCGTCGTCCGTGCGTCGGTCCGCCCGTCGCCCTGCGCCGGCCGTCACCGTCCTGCTCCGACCGGGACACCTGCATCACCCCGACCCGGCGGCCTCGCGCCATGCGACGGCCAATCATAGCCGTCGCTCGCACGTCGGCATGCCCATCGATCCACATCACCCGCCTCCGCCGCGTCTGCACGACGGCCCAACGGTCTACCTCGCCGGCCTCATCCTCGGCTGCGTCGGGACGGCTGCGTCAGGCTCATCAGCCGCCTCAACTCGGGCGCCACTGCTCCGTTGGTCGCTCGGGCCTCACTGCCCGGGCGCCGGCGTTGCTTTGGTAGCCCGGGTGCTGGTGCTGACAAGCTCGTCCGCACGACGTCACACGCCGTCCGTCGTCGCCCGCTTCATTTCAGACTCCGCCGCCACCACGCCTCCACCGAGCGGCGTCCCCGACCTCGCGCGCGATCGACTTGATCACTAGCTCGCCGCCACGATCTGCCTCATCTCCGTCGCGCGACCAACCTGGCCCGTCGGTTACGCGCGCCTCCGCATGTCCCGTGAAGATCGTCCCCGAGTTAAGCACGCCTCTCCACCGATCAAGCATCGGGCTGTTGCTGCATCGCCCCGTTGGGCCGCAGCGCCGCCACCTCGTGGTTCTCCTCGCAACTGCATCGACTCGTGCGtcgccgctgcgtcgccccttcgggccgtagtgTCGCGATACGCGGTCCCCGTCGCCGCCTCGAGGCCGTCCCCGTGGTTGCACCGACTCGCGAACCGCCGTTatgtc belongs to Triticum urartu cultivar G1812 chromosome 7, Tu2.1, whole genome shotgun sequence and includes:
- the LOC125524149 gene encoding 12-oxophytodienoate reductase 1-like, producing the protein MATKEPIPLLTPHKMGQFELSHRVVLAPLTRCRSYTNVPQPHAALHYSQRATKGGLLIAEATGVSATAQGFPDTPGIWTQQQVNAWKPIVDAVHSKGALFFCQIWHAGRVSSNEFQPDGHAPISSTDKQIPPDAESGMVYSKPRRLHTDEVPLIVDDFRRAARNVIEAGFDGVEIHGAHGFLLEQFMKDSSNDRTDRYGGSLENRCRFAVEVIDAIVHEIGADRVGIRLSPFTDYMDCFDSNPHVLGTYMVQQLNKHKEFLYCHMVEPHTTIVDGRMQIPHGLLPFRKAFNGTFIAAGGYDREEGNKVVIDGYTDLVAYGRLFLANPDLPKRFELDVPLNKYDRSTFYTQDPVIGYTDYPFLDDSNTE